A part of Neodiprion pinetum isolate iyNeoPine1 chromosome 4, iyNeoPine1.2, whole genome shotgun sequence genomic DNA contains:
- the Vha26 gene encoding V-type proton ATPase subunit E has protein sequence MALSNADVQKQIKHMMAFIEQEANEKAEEIDAKAEEEFNIEKGRLVQQQRLKIMEFFEKKEKQVELQKKIQSSNMLNQARLKVLKVREDHVRNVLDEARKRLGEVTRDSSRYGQVLKSLVIQSLYQLMEANILVRVRQADVGLTESIIDSIQDTYKDVSGKDTIIKVDKDNFLPADSCGGVELIAGRGRIKISNTLESRLELIAQQLVPEVRSALFGRNPNRKFTD, from the exons ATGGCTCTGAGCAATGCGGACGTTCAGAAACAG ATCAAGCATATGATGGCCTTCATAGAGCAGGAGGCCAACGAAAAAGCTGAGGAAATTGACGCTAAGGCGGAGGAAGAATTCAATATCGAAAAGGGTCGTCTGGTCCAGCAACAACGACTTAAAATTATGgagttttttgaaaagaagGAGAAGCAGGTCGAGcttcagaaaaaaat CCAATCTTCTAATATGCTCAATCAAGCTCGTCTGAAGGTCCTAAAGGTGCGTGAAGATCATGTTCGCAATGTGCTTGATGAAGCTAGGAAAAGATTAGGTGAAGTGACTCGTGATTCATCTCGCTACGGACAAGTTCTCAAATCGTTGGTCATCCAGAGTCTGTATCAG TTAATGGAAGCAAACATCTTGGTTCGAGTTCGCCAAGCTGATGTTGGCCTCACAGAATCGATCATTGATTCCATTCAAGATACGTACAAAGATGTATCCGGCAAAGATACTATCATTAAGGTAGACAAGGATAACTTCTTACCTGCTGACAGCTGTGGAGGAGTTGAGTTGATCGCTGGTAGAG GACGCATAAAGATCAGTAACACCTTGGAATCGAGGCTAGAGCTTATTGCTCAGCAATTAGTGCCAGAGGTTCGTTCGGCTCTATTCGGGCGCAATCCCAATCGCAAATTTACCGACTAG
- the LOC124216442 gene encoding regulator of gene activity protein, giving the protein MANLNFEQLPRSIANASLTSRGGGGGGLSSSTLPGHVTPTSGMFSGSSASTSSTANSTAVGANVYPGGTGGAQPAAHPTQQQQLSPMGSRGLFGQRVFPDRRAMPAIGNSNPMGSMGSFGIHPSRSYGSQGAINNFHSVFGSGGGGDTSTPPLLDLSEFPSLTNRGQGDSMPQPSPMPGKQPYVGMVKQPTSEASEFTMSSEDFPALPGTQSREGPSPGGSVSGDKGMVVGLGPEIGQDVLQVNRAPGSEKSLASKRGIQTSPDGKVTHIPASMVKDQFGMVGLLTFIRAAETDPNLVSLALGQDLTALGLNLNSPENLYQNFGGPWAETPCRPQDIDFHVPPEYLINASIRDKLAPVKLNRYKDDLLFYMFYTNVGDVLQLAAAAELYSREWRYHMEEKVWITQAPGLGPVEKTSTYERGTYYYFDAQNWRKVAKEFHLDYTKLENRPHLPATFHQSQP; this is encoded by the exons ATGGCCAACCTGAACTTTGAACAACTGCCACGCAGTATAGCGAACGCAAGCCTTACCTCGCGTGGGGGTGGTGGGGGGGGCTTAAGCTCGTCGACCCTTCCGGGTCATGTCACGCCTACCTCGGGCATGTTCTCAGGGTCGTCTGCAAGTACATCGAGTACAGCAAACTCAACCGCTGTCGGGGCCAACGTCTACCCAGGTGGAACCGGAGGCGCACAACCTGCCGCGCATCCTacccaacaacaacaactctCACCTATGGGGAGCAGAGGGCTCTTTGGGCAGAGAGTTTTCCCTGACAGACGTGCCATGCCTGCTATTGG GAACTCAAACCCAATGGGTAGTATGGGCAGTTTTGGAATTCATCCAAGTCGCAGTTACGGATCTCAAGGTGCGATCAACAATTTCCACTCTGTATTTGGGAGTGGGGGTGGGGGAGACACCAGCACCCCTCCCCTTCTGGACCTGTCGGAGTTCCCCTCACTGACGAACAGAGGCCAGGGTGACTCTATGCCTCAGCCAAGTCCTATGCCGGGCAAGCAACCCTATG TTGGCATGGTAAAGCAGCCAACGTCAGAAGCAAGTGAATTTACTATGAGCTCAGAAGACTTTCCTGCATTACCAGGCACACAAAGCAGGGAAGGACCGTCACCTGGTGGCAGTGTTTCTGGAGACAAGGGAATGGTTGTGGGACTTGGTCCAGAAATTGGCCAAGATGTACTCCAAGTGAATAGAGCTCCTGGCTCTGAAAAGTCACTGGCATCGAAAAGAGGCATTCAAACATCACCTGATG GGAAAGTCACGCACATACCTGCAAGTATGGTAAAGGATCAATTCGGGATGGTGGGACTGTTGACGTTTATCAGAGCAGCAGAAACAGATCCGAATCTCGTATCATTGGCGTTGGGGCAGGACCTCACCGCCCTTGGGCTTAATCTTAACTCACCCGAAAACCTTTATCAGAATTTTGGTGGACCTTGGGCGGAAACACCCTGTCGACCCCAGGACATCGATTTCCATGTACCACCAGAGTATCTCATTAATGCCTCTATCAG GGATAAACTGGCACCTGTTAAACTAAATCGGTATAAAGATGATCTCCTATTTTATATGTTTTACACGAACGTTGGAGATGTGTTACAACTTGCGGCAGCAGCagaatt GTATAGTCGAGAATGGCGGTATCACATGGAAGAGAAGGTATGGATCACGCAGGCACCGGGTTTGGGTCCTGTCGAAAAGACATCAACATACGAACGGGGTACTTATTACTATTTCGATGCGCAAAATTGGCGAAAGGTTGCGAAGGAGTTCCATTTAGATTACACTAAGTTGGAAAACAGGCCGCATCTCCCCGCCACTTTTCACCAATCCCAGCCTTGA
- the LOC124216444 gene encoding mitochondrial glutamate carrier 1 yields the protein MASMGPSSKPKELLAVPLANQVRLVPKIVNGGIAGIIGVSVVFPLDLVKTRLQNQVAGPNGEKMYKSMFDCFKKTYRAEGYFGMYKGSGVNILLITPEKAIKLTVNDVFRHQLSPGPGLPLPLEREMLAGGGAGACQIIVTTPMELLKIQMQDAGRVAAAAKASGQEAPKISAWSLSKDLFKQRGILGLYQGTGATALRDVTFSVIYFPLFARLNNLGPKREDGSSVFWCSFLSGCVAGSVAALSVNPFDVVKTRLQAIKKAPGDPTYNGVLDCIKKTLMQEGPTAFFKGGACRMIVIAPLFGIAQTVYYLGVAEYLMGLK from the exons ATGGCTTCCATGGGACCTTCGTCAAAACCGAAAGAATTACT ggCTGTTCCACTGGCGAATCAAGTAAG GTTGGTaccaaaaattgtaaatggcGGTATCGCAGGTATTATCGGTGTGTCCGTGGTGTTTCCACTGGATTTGGTCAAGACACGATTACAGAATCAAGTGGCTGGACCCAATGGCGAGAAAATGTACAAATCGAT GTTTGACTGCTtcaagaaaacatacagagcTGAAGGTTATTTTGGTATGTACAAAGGATCGGGAGTCAACATTCTCTTGATCACACCAGAGAAAGCTATTAAATTGACAGTAAACGATGTATTTAGGCATCAACTGTCTCCCGGCCCTGG GTTGCCTTTACCGTTGGAGCGAGAAATGCTGGCTGGAGGAGGTGCTGGAGCTTGTCAAATAATAGTTACAACCCCCATGGAATTactgaaaattcaaatgcAAGACGCAGGCAGAGTTGCTGCTGCGGCTAAGGCTA GTGGACAGGAAGCACCAAAAATATCGGCATGGTCGTTGAGTAAAGACCTGTTTAAGCAGAGGGGTATTCTTGGTCTATACCAAGGCACAGGGGCAACGGCCCTGAGAGATGTTACCTTTTCTGTAAtatattttcctcttttcgcTCGTTTGAATAATCTAGGACCTAAACGCGAAGATGGCTCTT CTGTATTCTGGTGCTCATTCCTTTCGGGTTGCGTGGCAGGTTCAGTTGCTGCACTTTCGGTAAATCCATTTGACGTTGTAAAGACACGACTACAAGCCATTAAGAAAGCACCTGGCGATCCAACGTACAATGGTGTTTTGGACTGTATAAA AAAAACATTGATGCAGGAAGGTCCAACAGCATTTTTTAAAGGAGGTGCTTGCAGGATGATAGTAATAGCACCGCTATTTGGTATTGCACAAACTGTGTACTACCTTGGTGTAGCCGAATATCTGATGGGCTTGAAGTAA